TTCGCAGGAACCGGGACTCGGGAGCAAGTGGAACTTGGTGGAGAAGCGCCTGGATCTCAAACGCAGCGGATGGCACACTTTTCCACTGACGGAGGCCGTGCAAATGGTTTTTGCCAAAGGCAATCGCCGGCAGAACCTGGATGTGCGGTGTGAAGTGTGCGATAAGATGGGCGTCATGCCTATTCTGGTGAACACGGCCGACGAATCCCATCGTCCATTCCTTGTGGTCCAAGCACGAGCGGCCGACAACAAACACCGCATCCGCAAACGAGGCCTTGAATGCGACGGCAGCAGCAGCTTGTGTTGCCGCCAACAGTTTTACATCGATTTCCGCCTCATCGGCTGGAACGATTGGATCATCGCCCCATCAGGGTACTTTGGGAATTATTGCGAAGGGAATTGTCCGGCGTACATGGCCGGAGTTCCCGGATCGGCTTCGTCTTTCCACACGGCCGTCGTGAACCAATACCGCATGCGAGGAATGAGTCCGGGATCCATGAACTCCTGCTGCATCCCGACCAAACTGAGCACTATGTCCATGCTGTACTTCGACGACGAATACAACATCGTGAAACGGGATGTGCCCAACATGATCGTCGAGGAGTGTGGCTGTGCTTGAGACTTCCAAAATATCATAGTAAGAAACTAATATTTATGACTCATCCGTGCTCACAAATCCACATGCACACCCCAACTCTTCCATGCATCtttgtacatatatttatgttCTTTAATCATTGAGCAATTTAGTTCCAGTCTACAGGTTTGTACGATTATGTCACATCAACGGGATGGGATTGTTTTTATCTctgtttacacttttaaaaacaaagtttctttattggcatcgatGGTCATCCATTAGACAAGAGGTTCTTTAGAttactaaaatgttcttcacactggttcttttaaagagatagttcagccaaaaatgaaaatttgctgttaatttactcaccctcaggccatccaagatgtaggtgacttttttcttcagtagagcagtgaaaaagatttttagctgaaaccatggtcCTTGGTGATCCATAAAATTCAAGTCAGCGGTAAGCAATTTGAGaattaaaaaagcatatacaggcaaaattaaatgaataccgGTGGCATCTGAAGATATATTGAgttcttatgaagtgaaacaatcagtctgtgcaagaatttttttttaaagattttttacaacatta
This DNA window, taken from Cyprinus carpio isolate SPL01 chromosome B11, ASM1834038v1, whole genome shotgun sequence, encodes the following:
- the LOC109070922 gene encoding inhibin beta B chain-like; the protein is MKSLIFEVLCFVSILISIRCTPAPDTESANISPSCASCGLSQADGGTLVDVDLLEAVKRHILSRLQMRDRPNITHPIPKAAMVTALKKLHAGKVREDGRVEIPNLDGHAASANEVEEETSEIISFAETDELLTSKTSLFFVISNEGNQNLYVSQASLWLYFKLLPNVLEKGSRRKVTVKVYSQEPGLGSKWNLVEKRLDLKRSGWHTFPLTEAVQMVFAKGNRRQNLDVRCEVCDKMGVMPILVNTADESHRPFLVVQARAADNKHRIRKRGLECDGSSSLCCRQQFYIDFRLIGWNDWIIAPSGYFGNYCEGNCPAYMAGVPGSASSFHTAVVNQYRMRGMSPGSMNSCCIPTKLSTMSMLYFDDEYNIVKRDVPNMIVEECGCA